CAAAGAGACACAGCCATCTTCAACCTCATTAACCAGGAATTAGAACGTCAGCGCCACGGAATTGAATTGATTGCCTCTGAAAACTTCACATCGTTACAGGTGATTCAGGCAATGGGCAGTGTGTTAACCAATAAATACGCTGAAGGCTACCCCGGCCGTCGTTATTATGGCGGTTGCGAAATTGTGGATCAAACTGAACAATTAGCCATCGATCGCTTAAAAGAGATTTTTGGTTGCGAATATGCCAATGTGCAGCCACATAGCGGCGCCCAGGCCAATGCAGCAGTAATGAGTGCCATTATTCAGCCGGGAGATGATATTCTTGGACTGGATCTGAGCATGGGCGGTCATTTAACACATGGATCAGCAGTTAACTTCAGCGGCAAATTATACAAACCGCATTTTTATGGGGTGGTAAAAGAAACCGGTCTTATTGATTATGAAATGCTGGAAACCAAAGCAAGGGAAGTAAAACCAAAGCTCATCATTTGTGGAGCCAGTGCTTACAGCCGTGACTGGGATTATGTACGCATTCGTAAAGTAGCTGATGAAATTGGCGCTTTTGTATGGTGCGATATGGCTCACCCTGCCGGATTGATTGCAAAAGGTTTATTGGGCTCTCCGTTTGAACATTGTCATTTCGTTACTTCAACAACACATAAAACTTTACGTGGGCCAAGAGGCGGCATTATTTTAATGCATAAAGATTTCGAAAATCCATTTGGATTGAAAGATGTAAAAGGCAATACAAGAATGATGAGCAACCTCATGGATATGGCCGTTTTCCCCGGACAGCAGGGAGGTCCTTTGGAACATGTAATTGCGGCCAAAGCAGTATCGTTTGGCGAAATTCTTACCGATGAATTTACAGCTTATGCCAAACAGGTTCAGCTCAATGCACAGGCAATGGCCAAAGCATTTGTAAGCAGGGAATACAAACTCATTTCTGATGGAACAGATAATCATTTAATGCTGATTGATCTCCGCAATAAAAACATCAGTGGAAAAAAAGCAGAACAGGTGTTGGGTAAAGCTGATGTTACCACCAATAAAAACATGGTTCCGTTTGATGATAAAAGTGCATTCGTAACAAGTGGCATCCGTACCGGTGTTGCAGCTATCACTACAAGAGGCATGAAAGAAGATCATATGGATTATGTGGTTGATGTAATTGACCGCAGCCTGATGAATGCAGACGACGAAATAATTTTAACAGCAATCAGAAAAGAAGTGAATGCTTTCATGGAACAGTTTCCATTGTATCCTGAATTGTGATGAAGTTTCATTGAATGACTATTAACTTAAAACATATTACCTGATACTTATAACTTATCAATGATACAACGCATACAATCTATCTGGCTTTTATTGGCAGGAGCCGGTTCACTGGCTACCTTAAAACTGTCGTTTTACAGTGGCAATAAAGACAACAATTTATTTGAAGAATTAAATGGCACATCACATTTTCTTTTGCTGATACTGGCTGTTGCTGTTGCATTGGCAGCATTTGCAGCTCTTTTCCTGTTTAAGAACCGTAAAGTGCAGACACAACTTTCTTTACTTGGATTATTATTACAGGTTGGAGCATTGGTTCTTTATTTTCTGCAAACCCAAAAATTTGTAGCAGGAAATTTCACTTTAACCTCTGCTGTTTCATTTGCTATTCCTGTTTTTTTTATTCTTGCAATCATTGGTATACGAAAAGATGAAAAGCTTATCAAAAGCATGGACCGGTTGAGATAATATCTAAAGCAGTCTCTCTAAAAGATTATTTCTTGGATATCTGCCGGTAAGACGGTAAGTAAAAAGGTTTGCTTTATTGGAAAT
This portion of the Chitinophagaceae bacterium genome encodes:
- a CDS encoding DUF4293 family protein; translated protein: MIQRIQSIWLLLAGAGSLATLKLSFYSGNKDNNLFEELNGTSHFLLLILAVAVALAAFAALFLFKNRKVQTQLSLLGLLLQVGALVLYFLQTQKFVAGNFTLTSAVSFAIPVFFILAIIGIRKDEKLIKSMDRLR
- a CDS encoding serine hydroxymethyltransferase, which produces MQRDTAIFNLINQELERQRHGIELIASENFTSLQVIQAMGSVLTNKYAEGYPGRRYYGGCEIVDQTEQLAIDRLKEIFGCEYANVQPHSGAQANAAVMSAIIQPGDDILGLDLSMGGHLTHGSAVNFSGKLYKPHFYGVVKETGLIDYEMLETKAREVKPKLIICGASAYSRDWDYVRIRKVADEIGAFVWCDMAHPAGLIAKGLLGSPFEHCHFVTSTTHKTLRGPRGGIILMHKDFENPFGLKDVKGNTRMMSNLMDMAVFPGQQGGPLEHVIAAKAVSFGEILTDEFTAYAKQVQLNAQAMAKAFVSREYKLISDGTDNHLMLIDLRNKNISGKKAEQVLGKADVTTNKNMVPFDDKSAFVTSGIRTGVAAITTRGMKEDHMDYVVDVIDRSLMNADDEIILTAIRKEVNAFMEQFPLYPEL